The following is a genomic window from Serratia ficaria.
GTCGTCCAGGCCGGGATCGCAATCGATGATTATAGGGCGGGGCATGGTCTATCTCCTCTGTTGTTATCCCGCGAGGATCGGATCAAAACCGGGGAGACACAAGCGCTTTTAGTGCCGGGCGGGGGGAGAGAATGCGCCCCGGGCGGGGCGCATTAAGCGGGATTAGTGCAGGATCTTGGCCAGGAAGTCTTTGGCGCGGTCGGATTCCGGATTGTTGAAGAAGTCGTCTTTGTTGCGGTCTTCGACGATTTTGCCTTCGTCCATAAAGATCACCCGGTTCGCCACCTTGCGGGCGAAGCCCATTTCGTGGGTCACCACCATCATGGTCATGCCTTCGTTCGCCAGCTCAACCATCACGTCGAGCACTTCGTTGATCATCTCCGGGTCGAGCGCCGAGGTCGGTTCATCGAACAGCATGGCGATCGGATCCATGCACAGCGCGCGGGCGATGGCCACGCGCTGCTGCTGGCCGCCGGACAGCTGGCCGGGGAATTTGTTGGCGTGGGCGGAAAGGCCGACGCGCTCCAGCAGCTTCAGCCCTTTGTCGCGCGAGGCGGCCTTGTCGCGTTTGAGCACTTTGACCTGCGCCAGCGTCAGGTTGTCGATGATCGACAGGTGCGGGAACAGTTCAAAATGCTGGAACACCATGCCGACTTTGGAACGCAGCTGCGCCAGGTTGGTTTTCTTGTTGTTGACCGGCGTGCCGTTCACCAGGATATCGCCCTGCTGGATCGGTTCCAGGCCGTTAACGGTTTTGATCAGGGTGGACTTGCCTGAGCCTGAAGGACCGCAGACTACCACCACCTCGCCTTTTTTCACTTCGGTGGT
Proteins encoded in this region:
- a CDS encoding amino acid ABC transporter ATP-binding protein, producing the protein MISLKNVSKWYGHFQVLTDCTTEVKKGEVVVVCGPSGSGKSTLIKTVNGLEPIQQGDILVNGTPVNNKKTNLAQLRSKVGMVFQHFELFPHLSIIDNLTLAQVKVLKRDKAASRDKGLKLLERVGLSAHANKFPGQLSGGQQQRVAIARALCMDPIAMLFDEPTSALDPEMINEVLDVMVELANEGMTMMVVTHEMGFARKVANRVIFMDEGKIVEDRNKDDFFNNPESDRAKDFLAKILH